The DNA sequence CCCTCCCCGCCGCCGCCCAACTCCCCGAGGCCCACGAGCCCGTCGGCCGTCTCGAGCTCGACGATGGTGCGGACGAACCGGCCCCAGTGCGCGCCGTTGCTGTGGCGGAGCGGCGCCTCGAGCGGCACCGTCACGGTGGTGGCGCGCAGGTCGGCGATCGGCAGGCGCTTCATTGGCGGACGCGGATGACCATGTTGACCGGGTTGACGAACCGCAGGGCCGCCAGCAGCAGGACGAGGCCGGTCACCATGTAAACGACCGCCATGGCGTCGATCGCTTGGCTCGGCCGGATGCCCGCCGCGAACGCGGTGTAGTAGAGCGCGACGACGAGGGTCTGGCTCTTCGCACCGGAGACGAGGAACGTCAGTTCGAACAACGCGATCGCTCTGACGAGGATCAGCAGGCCGGCCGCCAGCGCCCCGGGCAGTGCGATCGGCAGCAGGACCCGCCGCATTACGCGGGTGGGAGAAGCGCCGAGCGTGCGCGCCGCCCGCTCCAAGTTTGGATCGATCTGTTCGAAGAACGGAGTCATGATCAGCACGACGAAGGGGAGCGCCGGCACGATATTCACCAAAATCACGCCGGCCAGCGTGCCGCCGAGATGGAGACCGTACAGCATCGCGGCCAGCGGAATGCCGTAGGTAATCGGCGGCACCAGCATCGGCAGGATCAGGAGGATAAGCACGACCGGGCGCCCCGGAAAGGCGCTTCGGGCCAGGGCGTACGCGGCGGGCACGCCGAGCGCGAGGCTGATGACCGTCACGGACAGCCCGACCACGATCGTCACGCCGAGCACGTACGAGAGATCGAACTCCGTGACGGCGAATTGATACCACTTGGCGGTGTAGCCATCCGGCAGCCAACCCCCAAACCACGTCGACGCGATCGAATTCAAGAAGGCCGAGAGGAAGATCCCGGCCACGAGCAGGCCGAACAGGATCACGATCGCGTAGACCCACCACGACGCGCCTTCCCGGGCATGCGCCCGGCTCATCCGCGGCCTCCGATGGTCGCGCCGCGATAGGCCCGGCTCCGCGCCGCGAGTACTAAGGCCACGAACACCAGCTCGATCGCCGCCATCACCATGGCAATCGCCGACGCCCGCGCGTAGTCGTAGTTTTCGTACGCCGCCTGCCACGCCGCGAGCGCGATCACGCGCGTCGACCCGGCCGGCTCACCGACGAGCACCGCCGACGGGAAGACGGAGAACGTCGCCACAAACGACAGCGCGGCCGCGGCCGCGATGCCCGGCGCGAGCAGCGGCAGCGTCACCCGCGAGATGCGCTGCCACGCCCCGGCGCCGAGCGTGCGGGCCGCCCGCTCCAGGGCGGGATCGAGCCCCGACGCGTAGCCCAGAAGCACCAGGAAGACCGCGGGGAAATCCGAGATCGTCAGCGACAGAAACACGCCGGTGTAGTTGTGGACAAACTGGACCGGCGACGCGATCAGGTGCAGCGCGATCAGCAGCTTGTTGACCCACCCGGCCGGCCCGAAGAACTCGATCATCCCCTCCGCCAGCAGCACCGTCCCGAGCGTCATCGGGATCACGAGCAGCCCGGTGATGACGCGCTGCCCGGGGATCGGCCGCCGGAGGCGGTAGGCCAGCGGCAGCGCGACCGCGAGATCGAGGAGCGTCACGGGAAGCGCGAGCCGGAGGGTGTTCCAGATCGACAGCCGCTCCCGGGCGTCGCCGAAGAACGCGGCATAGTTCGCGAATATCCCGGCTTTGGCCAGGGCGCCCTGCGGGTGGACCGACAGCTCCAGGCCGTAGACGAACGGGTAGATGAACAGTCCCAGCAC is a window from the bacterium genome containing:
- a CDS encoding ABC transporter permease; protein product: MSRAHAREGASWWVYAIVILFGLLVAGIFLSAFLNSIASTWFGGWLPDGYTAKWYQFAVTEFDLSYVLGVTIVVGLSVTVISLALGVPAAYALARSAFPGRPVVLILLILPMLVPPITYGIPLAAMLYGLHLGGTLAGVILVNIVPALPFVVLIMTPFFEQIDPNLERAARTLGASPTRVMRRVLLPIALPGALAAGLLILVRAIALFELTFLVSGAKSQTLVVALYYTAFAAGIRPSQAIDAMAVVYMVTGLVLLLAALRFVNPVNMVIRVRQ
- a CDS encoding sugar ABC transporter permease, encoding MAQRADRTRMREAAAAAVPRARRRWGAVLPIAPAFLVVLGLFIYPFVYGLELSVHPQGALAKAGIFANYAAFFGDARERLSIWNTLRLALPVTLLDLAVALPLAYRLRRPIPGQRVITGLLVIPMTLGTVLLAEGMIEFFGPAGWVNKLLIALHLIASPVQFVHNYTGVFLSLTISDFPAVFLVLLGYASGLDPALERAARTLGAGAWQRISRVTLPLLAPGIAAAAALSFVATFSVFPSAVLVGEPAGSTRVIALAAWQAAYENYDYARASAIAMVMAAIELVFVALVLAARSRAYRGATIGGRG